A genomic region of Paenibacillus sp. PL2-23 contains the following coding sequences:
- a CDS encoding sugar ABC transporter permease: MKNNREQVRIRKSLPAWLKSEAGAGVLFILPLILYFLVFQLLPMMISFGVSFTEWNLRTDPKWVGLDNYQNLLTDDVRYPDFWPSLIVTLKYIIYSVPLGIFIALVLASVLNSNVKGESFFKTAYYIPNITAAVAVAAMWVFLLDPKFGLVNQLLEKIPGLDQFSTTSWLANENTALPALGVMAIWGGLGYNVLIILSSMKGIPDDLYEASRIDGANMLQRFFKITLPMIQPTIFFLIVTGLIASFQAFDQMYLMTKGGPNGSTTTYLFSLYNHAFKYFEMGTAAAMSYLLLLVILLVTWINFKFVPQRFDE, encoded by the coding sequence ATGAAAAACAATCGCGAGCAAGTACGCATAAGGAAAAGTCTCCCGGCTTGGTTGAAAAGCGAAGCTGGCGCAGGTGTTTTGTTTATTTTGCCTCTAATTTTATATTTCCTTGTGTTTCAATTATTGCCTATGATGATATCGTTTGGTGTGAGCTTTACAGAGTGGAACTTGCGTACGGACCCCAAGTGGGTTGGTCTTGACAACTACCAAAACTTGTTGACGGATGATGTGCGTTATCCAGATTTCTGGCCTTCTTTGATCGTAACCCTAAAATACATTATATATAGTGTGCCATTAGGGATATTCATTGCTTTAGTGCTAGCTTCTGTGCTGAATTCGAATGTCAAAGGCGAAAGCTTCTTTAAAACCGCCTATTATATACCTAATATTACTGCGGCAGTTGCGGTTGCTGCGATGTGGGTTTTTTTATTGGATCCCAAATTTGGTCTGGTGAATCAGCTTCTTGAGAAGATCCCGGGGTTGGATCAATTCTCTACCACCTCTTGGCTCGCAAATGAAAATACTGCTCTGCCTGCTCTTGGCGTCATGGCGATCTGGGGCGGTCTTGGGTACAATGTGTTGATTATCCTGTCCAGTATGAAGGGTATTCCAGATGATCTGTACGAAGCCTCCCGCATCGACGGAGCCAACATGCTGCAGCGTTTTTTTAAGATTACGTTACCGATGATCCAGCCTACTATATTCTTTTTAATTGTGACTGGATTGATAGCCTCTTTCCAAGCCTTTGATCAGATGTACTTAATGACGAAGGGCGGACCAAACGGTTCAACGACAACTTATTTGTTCAGTTTATATAATCATGCATTTAAATACTTTGAGATGGGAACGGCTGCTGCGATGTCTTACTTGCTACTATTGGTTATTTTATTGGTCACTTGGATAAATTTCAAATTTGTGCCGCAGCGCTTTGATGAATAG
- a CDS encoding ABC transporter substrate-binding protein has protein sequence MKKTMKMMVVIVLVAVLAACGGNNNNAAGNNEANGSNKPSNDASQETKITPEEVEFWVYEPETQERKDVLVNLIAQYEEQSGHTINTTFIPKDDFNTKLNSSIVAGQNPDVSYLDQPLVPKFAEDGVLLELEAYANGENGINKEEFYQGALGTVTVGGKLYGLPLNQTTVALFYNKDLMPTPPQTWEEWVQASSEIYKANEIAAFEGLGTGGWGAWLLPALVHSGGGTMVNDEETAATFGSEQGIAAVELVNQLLEYSDKAVRESNNAFGNGLIATKISGPWEMGGFKSNFPDLNYGVALIPHAEGQQSYSNIGGDDLVIYENTKAPEAAWDFIKFLTNDQNSILMADVTGNFPVRLAAAQDPKFSNDPDLSVFLKQMETAVARPTITEWLKINDEIIGKALEKVFIGEEDASDVMKKAAENATQIINQ, from the coding sequence GTGAAAAAGACAATGAAAATGATGGTAGTTATCGTTTTAGTAGCCGTATTAGCTGCTTGCGGTGGAAACAATAATAATGCTGCTGGAAACAATGAAGCTAATGGCAGCAACAAGCCAAGCAATGATGCTTCTCAAGAGACGAAGATTACGCCTGAAGAAGTTGAGTTCTGGGTATATGAGCCTGAGACACAAGAACGTAAAGATGTATTAGTTAACTTGATTGCACAATATGAAGAGCAATCCGGTCATACCATCAATACAACTTTTATTCCCAAAGATGATTTCAATACAAAGCTAAACAGCTCCATTGTTGCAGGTCAAAATCCAGATGTTTCTTATTTGGATCAGCCGCTGGTTCCTAAGTTTGCAGAAGACGGCGTGCTGTTGGAGCTTGAAGCCTACGCAAATGGTGAAAACGGTATCAATAAAGAGGAGTTTTATCAAGGCGCATTAGGTACGGTAACAGTTGGCGGTAAACTATACGGCTTGCCGCTAAACCAAACAACAGTTGCATTATTCTACAATAAAGATTTGATGCCAACTCCACCGCAAACGTGGGAAGAGTGGGTGCAGGCATCCAGTGAAATCTACAAAGCTAATGAAATTGCAGCATTTGAAGGCTTAGGCACTGGCGGTTGGGGTGCATGGCTGCTTCCGGCATTGGTACACAGTGGAGGCGGCACGATGGTGAATGACGAAGAAACAGCTGCAACCTTCGGCAGTGAGCAGGGTATCGCAGCAGTTGAGCTTGTTAATCAATTGTTAGAGTACTCCGATAAGGCAGTTCGTGAAAGTAATAATGCATTCGGTAATGGTCTTATTGCAACGAAAATCAGCGGACCATGGGAAATGGGCGGATTCAAAAGCAACTTTCCAGACTTGAATTATGGCGTAGCTTTAATTCCACACGCTGAAGGCCAACAGTCCTATTCTAACATTGGCGGCGACGACCTTGTTATCTACGAAAACACAAAGGCGCCTGAAGCAGCTTGGGATTTCATTAAATTCTTAACAAATGATCAAAATTCTATCTTAATGGCTGATGTAACTGGCAACTTCCCTGTTCGTCTTGCTGCAGCACAAGATCCAAAGTTCTCGAATGATCCAGATCTAAGCGTCTTCTTGAAGCAAATGGAAACGGCAGTCGCAAGACCAACTATTACAGAGTGGTTAAAAATCAATGACGAAATCATCGGCAAGGCATTAGAGAAAGTATTCATTGGCGAAGAGGATGCGTCAGATGTAATGAAAAAAGCAGCAGAAAATGCTACTCAAATTATCAATCAGTAA
- a CDS encoding S-layer homology domain-containing protein, translating into MKRCIYFLLCFSLAFTMSTGLATNKTYAAGEQVNAWLTTGDQNKLLNREADLFFSADTSPMELTINVDENVTYQEMDGFGASMTDSSAWLLYTQLDEAARNEVMQQLFDRSTGAGFSYVRIPMGASDFTQADTSYTYNDIPEGETDLELSRFSIQYDKAYIIPILKQALAINPDLKFMGSPWSAPAWMKDNGSLYKGKLKPEYYSVYAQYFVKFIEAYEAEGIPIDAVTLQNEPHYEPSNYSGMRMEPEDQAALAKHLGLAFEEAGIDTKIIVWDHNWDEPEYPIEVLNDAEAKSYIDGTAFHGYAGVVENQSLVHDQHPDRGIYFTESSGGEFAPNFGENLVWDVQNLIIGATRNWAKTSLKWNLALDENHGPYIGGCEDCRGVVTVDRTANEVLYNEEYYAFGHASKFVSTGAVRIKSNTFGNGSIETVAFKNPDNSKVLIALNSSKEARSFKVRWGSQSFTTSLPAGAVATYTWDGTPAGDPFITPYSIVQAEDYDAMSGVGTEITSDNGGGQLVGQTNDGDYIAFNHVEFVDGTASVKVRAATRQDASIEFRLDRPDGELVGSVSLSDTGGWQTWKTKSSSIDGVSGVHTLYLVFKGSVNLNWFQFSKDYLQDTLNYLEYNGDFEAGDLSRWNGWSPEGQASAHKVDANEPRTGEYKLSHWLGEAYQQTSYRTVKVPNGTYKASVWLRKGSVIETRFDVKNYGGPNLSVDAGTEYIGSWKELIIDNIHVTNGQVEVGVYSNSPAGEWAAFDDFELKRVTTNAPASPGNEGVPAAPTAVTASIDGGFEAIINWEPSEHAAGYKIYRSITDIPYATVTNDVYLEFAEVSLTSADVTSYRDSGLQGNRTYYYVVTAFNADGQSLVSPSAHIVTASGHDLTAPAAPTQLQAVAGIESVELVWEHSLESDFLKYNIYRNGERLASVDPVTQTQYTASGLTPGLSYEFTITAVDKYGNESPHSSTVSAAPNASGIKLAFENLDFESGTLEGWNEWHPGEQPAANFVDNDSPRGAYKLTHWGPEDYLQSTYRTLQVPNGTYKVQVWVRTGGGQNTFQLEVKNYGGEQLKKDLRSADGGKWTPFSINHVQVTNGQMEIAVFSDAKAGNWAAIDDFEIYSYAPHAPTALIGVGGEGQASLQWAANSEHDFAAYRVYQDGVFLQELTSRTYNVTGLENGQAYDFAVSAVDTDGNESMKSAILTLVPNEVVAFENAGFELGDLTGWSGWDNSGNAQYVDDGDPRTGTYKLTHWGSTDYMQTTYRTIELENGKYQASVWVRTGGGQNALRLEVKQHGGVEQHIDLLSASSSEWTLFVSEPFEVTTGKVEVALYSDATGGNWTGFDDVQLIAAPEEIVEPELPTTYHLYGGVKLNGNEKANTVVELADEEGVILYSVSYGTEAETIYGVMDLKDDQGNIVNDYVYYYFNVPSGTYSIKVSNGIQSDSITVVTREGGVIIDHMYVQQVEEMVLSSPADPNGYAPVVIVEEDKQVISNPVAKDGKIAVTIAKGKKRVLLPANATAIDGKNALSLSAENAQIEIPAEVLEALKALGKTEPLRDAQIAFSMDLVDTEQTKRLMAQAKSKYKANVKAAGEIYEFNLCLLTKDGKELKLIAFIQPIKIRLAVNSEADPDLLGIYYVADDGSLAYVGGQLYNGVMTTEVTHFSKYAVLEYDKTFEDVNVKYWAHDVIKLMAAKHIVAGKSETEFAPKQSITRAEFTALLVRVLGLEAAQKVSFNDVDTSEWYAEAIAAAYEAGIVSGYSADRFSPNAYITREEMAMMLVKAYEVKAGKMVTASTEAGFADFASVHTWARDAVSLAAELGFIQGRGHNLFAPQAEVTRAESAQVVSVLWQL; encoded by the coding sequence ATGAAACGATGTATTTATTTTCTTTTATGCTTTTCTCTGGCTTTTACAATGAGTACCGGATTAGCCACTAATAAGACATATGCTGCAGGAGAGCAGGTAAACGCTTGGCTAACTACAGGAGATCAGAATAAACTGTTGAACAGGGAGGCTGATCTCTTCTTCTCGGCGGATACAAGCCCGATGGAACTCACGATTAATGTGGATGAAAATGTCACTTATCAAGAGATGGACGGCTTCGGCGCTTCCATGACAGATTCGTCAGCATGGCTTTTATACACACAATTAGATGAGGCCGCAAGAAACGAGGTTATGCAGCAACTGTTCGATCGATCCACTGGCGCAGGCTTCAGTTATGTTCGCATTCCGATGGGGGCAAGTGATTTTACGCAAGCGGATACTTCTTACACGTATAATGACATCCCCGAGGGCGAAACTGATCTTGAATTGAGTCGATTTTCGATTCAGTATGACAAAGCCTATATTATCCCGATTCTAAAGCAAGCGTTAGCAATAAATCCAGACCTGAAGTTCATGGGCTCGCCTTGGAGTGCTCCTGCTTGGATGAAGGATAATGGTTCGCTGTATAAAGGGAAATTAAAGCCAGAATATTATTCGGTTTATGCACAGTATTTTGTGAAATTTATTGAGGCTTACGAAGCGGAAGGCATCCCCATTGATGCAGTAACGCTGCAAAATGAGCCGCACTATGAACCTAGCAATTATTCGGGAATGCGAATGGAGCCAGAGGATCAAGCAGCATTAGCAAAGCACTTGGGTCTTGCATTTGAGGAAGCGGGTATCGATACCAAAATTATTGTTTGGGACCATAATTGGGATGAGCCAGAATACCCAATCGAGGTTTTAAACGATGCTGAAGCGAAATCCTATATCGATGGTACAGCTTTTCATGGTTATGCAGGCGTAGTGGAGAATCAATCGCTTGTTCATGATCAGCATCCGGATAGAGGCATTTATTTTACTGAGAGCTCTGGGGGAGAATTTGCTCCTAACTTCGGAGAAAATCTCGTCTGGGACGTTCAAAACTTAATCATTGGCGCCACTAGAAACTGGGCTAAGACATCCCTCAAATGGAATTTGGCCCTGGATGAAAATCATGGACCATATATTGGGGGTTGTGAGGATTGCAGAGGCGTGGTGACTGTTGACCGTACAGCTAATGAGGTCTTGTACAACGAAGAATACTACGCTTTCGGCCATGCAAGTAAATTTGTTTCGACGGGTGCAGTTCGCATTAAGTCTAATACATTCGGTAATGGAAGCATTGAAACCGTTGCGTTTAAAAATCCTGATAATTCGAAGGTGCTCATTGCACTGAACTCATCCAAAGAAGCAAGGTCGTTTAAGGTTCGCTGGGGTAGTCAAAGCTTTACTACCTCGCTGCCGGCAGGTGCAGTTGCTACTTATACCTGGGATGGTACACCTGCAGGAGATCCATTCATAACTCCTTATAGTATTGTTCAAGCAGAGGATTATGACGCCATGAGCGGTGTTGGCACAGAGATTACCTCCGACAATGGGGGCGGACAATTAGTAGGGCAAACGAATGACGGTGATTATATCGCCTTTAATCATGTAGAGTTTGTAGATGGAACAGCGAGTGTGAAGGTTCGGGCTGCTACAAGGCAAGATGCCAGCATAGAATTTCGTTTAGACCGGCCGGATGGAGAGCTTGTGGGCAGTGTTAGCTTATCTGATACAGGCGGCTGGCAAACCTGGAAGACGAAATCAAGTTCTATTGACGGGGTAAGCGGTGTTCATACTTTGTATCTCGTTTTCAAAGGCTCTGTGAATCTAAACTGGTTTCAATTCAGTAAAGATTATTTGCAAGACACGTTAAACTACCTTGAGTACAATGGTGACTTTGAAGCAGGGGACCTATCAAGATGGAATGGCTGGAGCCCAGAGGGCCAAGCTTCTGCGCATAAGGTTGACGCTAACGAACCGAGAACCGGTGAATATAAGCTGTCTCATTGGTTAGGAGAGGCCTATCAACAAACTAGCTATCGTACAGTTAAAGTGCCGAATGGAACGTATAAAGCATCGGTGTGGCTGCGTAAAGGCTCTGTGATTGAGACTAGGTTCGATGTGAAAAATTATGGTGGGCCGAATCTATCGGTTGACGCAGGGACTGAGTATATCGGCTCGTGGAAGGAATTAATAATTGATAATATCCATGTGACGAATGGGCAAGTAGAAGTTGGAGTTTACTCCAATAGTCCGGCGGGAGAATGGGCTGCATTTGATGACTTTGAATTAAAACGTGTAACGACGAATGCACCAGCTTCTCCTGGGAATGAAGGAGTTCCGGCAGCACCCACAGCTGTCACGGCTTCCATTGATGGCGGTTTTGAAGCCATCATTAATTGGGAACCGTCTGAGCATGCGGCAGGCTATAAGATTTATCGTTCCATAACGGATATTCCGTACGCAACGGTTACGAACGATGTTTACTTAGAATTTGCTGAAGTTAGTCTGACTTCAGCGGATGTCACCTCTTATAGGGATTCCGGGCTGCAAGGGAATCGAACTTATTATTATGTCGTTACGGCATTTAACGCGGATGGCCAATCGTTGGTTTCGCCTTCAGCTCACATCGTTACTGCATCTGGCCATGATCTGACGGCACCTGCAGCGCCAACACAGCTTCAGGCTGTGGCAGGCATCGAAAGTGTGGAGCTTGTATGGGAACATAGCTTAGAAAGTGATTTTCTGAAATACAATATTTATCGCAATGGGGAGCGTCTTGCTTCCGTCGACCCGGTAACGCAGACCCAGTATACCGCTTCTGGATTGACACCGGGGTTGAGTTATGAGTTCACTATCACAGCAGTTGATAAGTATGGCAATGAATCGCCTCACAGCAGTACAGTGAGTGCAGCCCCAAATGCATCGGGCATTAAGCTTGCATTCGAGAATTTAGATTTCGAGTCTGGTACTCTCGAAGGATGGAATGAGTGGCACCCGGGAGAGCAGCCTGCCGCCAACTTTGTCGATAATGACAGTCCTAGAGGGGCATACAAGCTCACGCACTGGGGACCAGAAGATTACTTGCAATCGACTTATCGTACCTTGCAGGTGCCGAATGGGACTTATAAAGTGCAAGTGTGGGTAAGAACAGGCGGCGGGCAAAATACATTCCAGCTGGAAGTGAAAAATTATGGCGGCGAGCAGTTGAAGAAGGATTTAAGGTCAGCTGACGGCGGCAAGTGGACGCCGTTCTCTATTAATCACGTTCAAGTAACTAACGGTCAGATGGAGATCGCAGTGTTCTCAGATGCGAAGGCTGGCAATTGGGCTGCAATTGATGATTTTGAGATTTACAGCTATGCACCTCATGCTCCAACTGCATTAATCGGGGTCGGCGGCGAAGGTCAAGCCTCGCTACAGTGGGCAGCTAACTCTGAACATGATTTTGCAGCATATAGAGTGTATCAGGATGGCGTGTTCCTTCAAGAGCTTACCAGCCGAACCTATAACGTTACAGGATTAGAAAATGGTCAAGCTTATGATTTTGCCGTCAGTGCTGTAGATACAGACGGTAACGAATCGATGAAATCAGCTATCTTAACATTGGTTCCCAATGAAGTGGTGGCATTTGAAAACGCGGGCTTTGAGCTTGGTGATCTGACAGGATGGAGCGGCTGGGATAATAGCGGCAATGCTCAGTACGTGGATGATGGAGATCCTCGTACAGGAACATACAAGCTTACACATTGGGGCAGTACGGATTATATGCAGACCACTTATCGTACTATTGAACTTGAGAACGGTAAGTACCAAGCATCTGTTTGGGTACGAACAGGCGGCGGTCAGAATGCTCTTCGCTTGGAAGTCAAGCAGCATGGAGGTGTCGAGCAGCATATAGATTTGTTAAGTGCATCCTCTTCCGAATGGACGCTCTTTGTCAGCGAGCCTTTCGAAGTGACAACAGGTAAAGTTGAAGTTGCGCTCTATTCCGACGCGACAGGCGGCAATTGGACCGGGTTTGACGATGTGCAATTAATTGCTGCACCTGAAGAGATTGTAGAGCCGGAATTGCCAACGACTTATCACCTATATGGAGGGGTGAAGCTGAATGGTAACGAAAAGGCTAATACTGTTGTGGAGCTCGCTGATGAAGAAGGGGTTATTCTCTATTCTGTATCGTACGGTACTGAAGCAGAAACGATATATGGTGTCATGGATCTCAAAGATGATCAGGGGAATATCGTTAACGATTATGTGTATTACTACTTTAATGTACCAAGCGGAACATACTCTATCAAAGTCAGTAACGGCATTCAGAGTGATTCTATAACCGTTGTTACTCGTGAAGGCGGTGTAATTATTGACCATATGTATGTCCAGCAGGTTGAGGAGATGGTGCTCTCTTCACCAGCAGATCCTAATGGATATGCTCCGGTTGTTATTGTTGAGGAAGATAAACAAGTGATTAGTAATCCTGTGGCTAAGGATGGGAAAATTGCAGTAACGATTGCAAAAGGCAAAAAGCGGGTGTTGCTTCCAGCGAATGCAACGGCAATCGACGGCAAAAATGCTTTGAGCCTATCGGCAGAAAACGCACAAATAGAAATTCCTGCAGAGGTATTAGAAGCGCTAAAGGCTCTTGGGAAAACGGAGCCACTACGAGATGCACAAATAGCTTTCAGCATGGACTTGGTTGATACGGAACAAACCAAACGTCTTATGGCTCAAGCGAAGTCCAAATATAAAGCGAACGTTAAAGCGGCTGGTGAAATCTACGAATTTAACTTATGCTTGCTGACGAAAGACGGTAAGGAATTGAAATTGATTGCGTTCATACAACCGATCAAAATCAGACTGGCTGTTAACAGTGAAGCAGATCCTGATCTATTAGGCATCTATTATGTTGCGGATGACGGAAGCCTTGCATATGTTGGAGGTCAGCTGTACAATGGCGTCATGACAACAGAAGTCACACACTTTAGTAAATATGCGGTGCTTGAATACGACAAGACTTTCGAAGATGTCAATGTGAAGTACTGGGCTCATGATGTGATTAAACTTATGGCGGCGAAGCATATTGTTGCAGGTAAAAGTGAAACGGAATTTGCACCGAAGCAGTCCATAACAAGAGCAGAGTTTACGGCATTACTTGTGAGAGTTCTCGGTTTAGAGGCAGCGCAAAAAGTGAGTTTTAATGACGTAGACACTTCTGAGTGGTATGCAGAAGCAATTGCAGCAGCCTATGAAGCGGGTATCGTATCGGGTTACAGTGCGGATAGATTTTCGCCGAACGCATACATTACACGTGAAGAAATGGCGATGATGCTTGTCAAAGCTTATGAGGTTAAAGCTGGAAAGATGGTCACAGCTTCCACTGAAGCAGGCTTTGCCGATTTTGCTTCTGTGCATACATGGGCTCGTGATGCAGTTAGTCTTGCAGCTGAGCTTGGCTTTATTCAAGGCCGCGGGCATAACCTGTTTGCTCCACAGGCTGAGGTAACACGCGCGGAAAGTGCACAAGTTGTATCAGTGTTATGGCAACTATAG
- a CDS encoding glycoside hydrolase family 2 TIM barrel-domain containing protein, with translation MMIQQSNNTKQKNIYTNLNPIEDSAEGPYLQTTLSLKSIDKVQIPFQNGIPVPAFEPQERQVITLNGEWGKKRFDADHDLTMAPRDQAWLEKLEQIEGQFLNDNGEAWSTHVIPMPENQLSGREEAHAAETYENGVWYKRSFNYERDGSDQVVTLKLLGVSYVADIWVNGSWIGYHEGGFTPFAFDVTPFLEDGENQIRIRVDNPPWGSRHEVIPALASTDFFNYTGILQDIYLEVTNAVHMSRVDVVPLDTNGNVKMNVVVENRGHTERTLHLDGVFYESDSNSPNFLTDPSPAASLGAQAATSTPIQQELTIEPGTVKVLTFKLTINNPKLWSIWEPNLYVAKLMLVDKEDKQVSDVFYSQFGIRTLGTDQTQILLNEKPVFLAGMARHEEWPSFGRTASWDRILTDLQQIKNLNVNMVRTGHYPNHVYTYMLLDRLGLTAMSEIPLWQFETIHYKLQNTRQFADQMWREMVFSQYNRPSVIMWSTQNESKDVQLRLEYNKRLVKDLHEHYDDGRLITQSAAADQPGFNDPSMEPLDVAGWTMYFGVFHGSTYYEGTRLFLEKAHRAFPDKPVLNTEYGHWTGDRDVLEAEQVKAYDAMVQALLEKRTVNPDGSRNADGYVAGIDFWIMYDWYVNHNQWIDTFGAYHMDRQEEKKVVSIIRGDYGRAISGNRGLASGADLQRDLLLYEGEDALNHLSLDSIEANLAAYEYLNINVFSEQSTNGVDVILEDQAGNSWTYASFDILAKTSYPIYIPLYRAEGINLSEVKSITVKSRIAEGLKIESMKATVSGAKSWMPN, from the coding sequence ATGATGATACAGCAATCGAACAATACAAAGCAGAAAAACATATATACAAATTTAAATCCAATCGAAGACAGCGCAGAGGGACCTTACCTCCAAACAACATTATCATTAAAGTCGATTGATAAAGTTCAAATTCCATTTCAGAATGGTATACCTGTACCAGCGTTTGAACCTCAAGAGAGGCAAGTTATAACCCTGAACGGAGAATGGGGAAAAAAGCGGTTTGATGCCGATCATGATCTAACGATGGCACCAAGAGATCAAGCCTGGCTGGAAAAGCTGGAACAGATAGAAGGACAGTTCTTGAATGACAACGGTGAGGCTTGGAGTACGCATGTGATTCCAATGCCGGAAAATCAACTGAGCGGGAGGGAGGAAGCGCACGCTGCTGAGACCTATGAGAATGGTGTTTGGTACAAAAGAAGCTTTAACTATGAACGTGATGGCAGCGATCAGGTTGTCACTCTAAAGCTGCTTGGTGTTAGTTATGTGGCTGATATTTGGGTGAATGGCAGCTGGATTGGCTATCATGAAGGCGGCTTTACACCATTCGCCTTTGATGTGACGCCATTCCTGGAGGATGGGGAGAATCAAATTCGAATTCGTGTAGACAACCCGCCATGGGGGAGTCGTCATGAAGTCATTCCTGCGCTGGCCTCCACCGACTTTTTTAACTATACAGGAATTTTGCAGGACATCTATTTGGAAGTAACCAACGCAGTTCATATGTCTAGAGTGGATGTGGTTCCGCTTGATACAAATGGGAACGTGAAAATGAATGTTGTTGTGGAAAACCGAGGTCATACAGAGCGCACCTTACATTTAGATGGGGTATTCTATGAATCGGACTCGAACTCCCCTAATTTTCTAACGGATCCAAGCCCTGCGGCCAGCTTGGGTGCACAAGCGGCAACTAGTACGCCGATACAGCAAGAGCTAACGATTGAGCCTGGAACAGTCAAGGTACTGACCTTCAAGCTGACCATTAACAATCCCAAGCTATGGTCAATATGGGAGCCCAACCTGTATGTAGCTAAGCTGATGCTTGTGGATAAAGAAGACAAGCAGGTTTCAGATGTTTTCTATTCCCAGTTTGGCATTCGTACACTTGGGACGGATCAGACCCAAATCTTGTTGAATGAAAAGCCAGTCTTTCTAGCAGGTATGGCTAGACATGAGGAATGGCCGAGCTTTGGAAGAACTGCCAGCTGGGATAGAATTCTTACGGATCTACAGCAAATCAAGAATCTAAATGTCAATATGGTACGGACGGGGCATTATCCCAATCATGTATACACCTATATGCTTCTGGATCGTTTAGGCTTGACAGCTATGAGCGAAATACCATTATGGCAGTTTGAAACGATCCATTACAAATTGCAGAATACTCGTCAATTCGCTGATCAGATGTGGCGGGAGATGGTGTTCTCTCAATATAATCGTCCGTCTGTGATTATGTGGAGTACGCAGAATGAGTCTAAGGATGTTCAATTAAGGCTTGAATATAATAAGCGTTTAGTTAAGGATTTGCATGAGCATTATGATGATGGACGTCTAATTACTCAAAGTGCAGCAGCAGATCAGCCCGGCTTTAATGACCCTTCAATGGAGCCGCTTGATGTAGCGGGTTGGACCATGTATTTTGGAGTTTTTCATGGAAGCACGTATTATGAGGGGACTCGACTCTTTCTCGAAAAGGCTCATCGTGCGTTTCCGGATAAACCAGTACTAAATACCGAATATGGACATTGGACAGGAGATCGGGATGTGCTGGAGGCTGAGCAGGTGAAGGCATATGATGCCATGGTTCAGGCACTGCTCGAAAAGCGAACGGTTAACCCGGATGGAAGCAGGAATGCAGACGGTTATGTAGCGGGGATTGATTTCTGGATCATGTATGACTGGTATGTTAACCACAATCAATGGATAGATACCTTTGGCGCTTATCATATGGACCGACAGGAAGAGAAGAAGGTTGTGAGTATCATACGCGGGGACTATGGCAGGGCGATCTCAGGCAATCGAGGTCTTGCAAGTGGGGCTGACCTGCAGCGGGATCTGTTATTGTATGAGGGAGAGGATGCATTAAACCACTTGTCATTGGATTCAATAGAAGCTAATTTAGCCGCTTATGAGTATTTAAATATAAATGTGTTCAGTGAGCAGTCTACAAATGGCGTGGATGTTATTCTTGAGGATCAAGCGGGGAATAGCTGGACCTATGCGTCTTTCGACATACTAGCCAAAACCTCGTATCCGATTTATATTCCTCTATATCGAGCAGAGGGGATAAACCTGTCTGAAGTGAAATCGATTACAGTGAAATCACGTATTGCTGAGGGTTTGAAAATAGAAAGTATGAAGGCCACCGTATCTGGGGCAAAGAGCTGGATGCCAAACTAA
- a CDS encoding carbohydrate ABC transporter permease has translation MAVKFKERIFTYLFLWVFVIILIFPFIWLLSSSFKESRDIFSPVFSLIPRDPDTGEFTFTLENYKNAFNRMNFSVLFLNTFLVATVNTIANTFFNSLTGYSFARLRFKGRDLLFKVILTSMMIPGTVLLVPNMIIVNELGLYDHLGALMIPFIMSVYNIFLMRQHFLTLPRELEESGIVDGASWYTVFWKIAFPLAKPIVVTLGIFTFMWNYNNFLWPLVVINSPENYTIALGLGALLSTLKQAENYPIMVASSVITAIPLIIIFIFFQKHIMKGINAGGVKG, from the coding sequence ATGGCTGTGAAATTTAAAGAACGGATATTCACCTACCTATTCTTATGGGTTTTTGTAATCATTTTGATTTTCCCTTTTATCTGGTTGCTGTCATCTTCTTTTAAGGAAAGCAGAGATATTTTTTCGCCAGTATTCTCGTTGATTCCAAGAGATCCGGATACAGGTGAATTTACATTCACATTAGAGAATTATAAGAATGCTTTTAATCGAATGAATTTTTCTGTATTGTTTCTCAACACATTTTTAGTTGCAACGGTAAATACAATAGCGAATACGTTCTTCAACTCATTGACTGGCTACAGCTTCGCTAGATTACGCTTTAAGGGAAGGGATTTACTCTTTAAGGTGATCCTGACCTCGATGATGATCCCGGGCACGGTGCTGCTGGTCCCGAATATGATCATTGTGAATGAATTAGGCCTATACGATCACTTGGGTGCTTTAATGATTCCTTTTATCATGTCGGTTTACAACATCTTTTTGATGCGTCAGCACTTCCTGACTCTGCCTCGTGAGCTTGAGGAATCTGGTATTGTGGATGGAGCGAGTTGGTACACTGTGTTCTGGAAAATCGCCTTTCCGCTTGCAAAGCCGATTGTCGTCACATTGGGGATTTTCACCTTCATGTGGAATTACAACAATTTCTTGTGGCCTTTGGTTGTCATCAATAGCCCGGAAAACTACACAATTGCGCTTGGGTTAGGAGCTCTTCTTTCGACATTAAAGCAAGCTGAGAATTACCCCATCATGGTGGCATCCTCGGTAATTACTGCCATTCCTCTAATCATCATCTTTATATTCTTTCAAAAGCATATTATGAAAGGCATTAATGCTGGTGGAGTGAAAGGTTAG